A window of Mucilaginibacter sp. PAMC 26640 contains these coding sequences:
- a CDS encoding potassium transporter Kup: MSNHKDLQKLTAAGLLISLGIIYGDIGTSPLYVFKAIVGQEHSSFSQKISETLVLGGVSLIFWTLTLQTTLKYVVITLRADNKGEGGIFSLFSLVRRKAKWLIVPAVLGGCALLADGIITPPITISSAIEGLQVYYPNLPTVQIVIAIIAGLFIIQQFGTSLVGKAFGPIMFLWFTMMGVLGVSYIVQMPSILRALNPYYAIQLLTSNYNAFIILGAVFLCTTGAEALYSDLGHCGRKNIQISWIYVKTCLIFNYLGQAVWLLQRTGQSIDLGKFNPFYMIMPTWFLIFGIGIATIAAIIASQALISGSFTLIAEAVRLNLWPKVRINYPSEQKGQLYVPSVNWLLCFGCIGVVLLFQHSARMEAAYGLSITVAMLMTTILVSKFLQRKKYPTYIIGTFLGVYLIIEGTFLLGNLVKFIHGGWFTLSIGLVLFIIMWTWHSARRIKNRYVKFIEIDDYFNIIKEMSEDETVPKYASQLIYLTSANFNSEVESKIIYSILQKQPKRADVYWLVHVDVVDEPYKSEYEVDFLIPGKLIRVDFKLGFRVEQQINLLFRKVVEDLVKNGEIDITSTYKSLNKHKIVGDFRFVVIEKVLSRSHNLSFYEKAIMFIYTQLKKVSLSEERNFGLDLSFVTVEKVPLMLTSPDAVTLKRVI; this comes from the coding sequence GTGTCAAATCATAAAGATCTACAAAAACTAACGGCCGCAGGCCTGCTTATTAGTTTAGGAATAATCTACGGAGACATTGGTACATCCCCGTTGTACGTTTTTAAAGCCATCGTAGGGCAAGAACATTCAAGCTTTTCTCAAAAAATTTCAGAAACCTTGGTATTAGGTGGCGTTTCGCTAATCTTTTGGACGCTTACGCTGCAAACCACTTTAAAATACGTGGTAATAACGCTTCGTGCAGATAACAAAGGGGAGGGTGGTATATTTTCCCTGTTCTCATTGGTTCGGCGTAAAGCTAAATGGTTAATTGTACCTGCCGTATTAGGTGGATGTGCTTTACTTGCCGATGGTATTATTACACCTCCAATTACCATATCCTCGGCTATAGAAGGGCTGCAGGTTTACTACCCCAATTTACCCACGGTTCAAATTGTAATAGCCATTATAGCGGGTTTATTTATTATTCAGCAATTTGGCACCTCACTTGTTGGTAAAGCTTTTGGGCCTATCATGTTCCTTTGGTTTACCATGATGGGAGTTTTAGGGGTATCGTACATTGTGCAAATGCCATCCATACTGAGGGCGCTTAACCCTTACTATGCCATTCAGTTACTTACCAGTAATTATAATGCATTCATTATTTTGGGTGCCGTATTTCTTTGTACTACAGGGGCCGAGGCTTTATACTCAGATCTTGGCCATTGCGGCAGAAAGAATATTCAGATCAGTTGGATCTATGTAAAAACCTGTTTGATCTTTAATTATCTTGGTCAGGCTGTTTGGCTGCTGCAACGCACGGGCCAGTCTATTGATCTCGGCAAGTTTAATCCATTTTACATGATCATGCCAACATGGTTTTTGATCTTCGGTATCGGAATAGCAACTATCGCTGCAATTATAGCTTCGCAGGCATTGATCTCCGGATCATTCACGCTTATTGCCGAAGCAGTGAGGCTTAACTTGTGGCCTAAGGTGCGCATCAATTACCCAAGCGAGCAGAAAGGCCAGTTATATGTGCCAAGTGTAAACTGGCTGTTATGTTTCGGATGTATCGGCGTAGTTTTACTGTTCCAGCATTCGGCAAGGATGGAAGCGGCATATGGTTTAAGTATCACCGTAGCCATGTTGATGACAACTATATTAGTGTCAAAATTCCTTCAGCGCAAAAAATATCCGACCTACATTATAGGCACATTTTTAGGGGTTTATTTGATCATAGAAGGTACATTTCTTCTAGGTAACCTGGTTAAATTTATACACGGCGGTTGGTTTACTTTATCTATCGGCCTCGTGCTGTTTATTATCATGTGGACATGGCACAGTGCCCGCCGTATCAAGAATCGTTATGTTAAATTCATTGAGATAGATGATTATTTCAACATCATCAAAGAAATGAGCGAAGACGAAACCGTACCTAAGTACGCTTCGCAACTCATTTACCTAACCAGTGCAAATTTCAATTCTGAAGTAGAATCAAAAATCATTTACTCGATTTTGCAAAAGCAACCGAAACGTGCAGATGTTTATTGGCTGGTTCATGTTGATGTGGTGGATGAGCCTTACAAAAGCGAATACGAAGTTGATTTCTTGATCCCGGGTAAACTGATCCGGGTAGATTTTAAACTGGGCTTCCGTGTAGAACAGCAGATTAACTTGCTTTTCCGCAAGGTGGTGGAAGATTTGGTGAAGAACGGCGAAATAGATATTACAAGTACCTACAAATCGCTCAATAAACACAAAATCGTAGGTGACTTTAGATTTGTGGTGATAGAGAAAGTATTATCGCGTTCGCACAACCTGTCGTTTTACGAAAAAGCCATCATGTTTATTTACACCCAATTGAAAAAGGTAAGCTTATCCGAAGAACGTAACTTTGGCCTCGATCTGAGTTTTGTAACGGTGGAAAAAGTGCCACTGATGCTCACCTCACCAGATGCGGTAACTTTGAAAAGAGTGATTTAA
- a CDS encoding 2-hydroxyhepta-2,4-diene-1,7-dioate isomerase, which translates to MKIIAIGRNYAEHAKELNNPVPTVPVIFMKPDTALIKDNKPFYHPEFSQDIHHEIELVLKVCKEGKHISEKFAANYYDEVALGIDFTARDIQSKHKEKGLPWELAKAFDGSAPVSNFLPKGQFADLYNLNFRLDVNGELRQQGNTKDLLFSFEQIIAFVSKYITLKKGDLIFTGTPQGVAKVAIGDKLEGYLEDEKLLDFEVK; encoded by the coding sequence ATGAAGATTATCGCTATCGGCCGCAACTACGCCGAACATGCCAAAGAACTGAACAACCCTGTACCAACTGTTCCCGTTATATTTATGAAGCCGGATACAGCTCTTATAAAAGACAACAAGCCTTTTTACCACCCGGAGTTTTCACAGGATATTCATCACGAGATTGAACTGGTATTAAAGGTTTGCAAAGAGGGCAAACATATCAGTGAAAAATTCGCTGCGAATTATTATGACGAAGTCGCCCTCGGTATCGATTTTACGGCCCGCGATATACAATCGAAACATAAAGAAAAAGGCCTGCCCTGGGAATTGGCCAAAGCATTTGATGGCTCGGCTCCAGTTAGTAATTTTTTACCGAAAGGACAGTTTGCCGACCTTTACAATTTAAACTTTAGGCTGGATGTAAATGGAGAACTGCGCCAGCAGGGAAATACAAAAGATCTGCTATTTTCTTTTGAACAGATCATCGCCTTTGTATCAAAATACATCACCTTAAAGAAAGGTGATCTTATATTTACCGGCACACCACAAGGTGTAGCCAAAGTTGCCATCGGTGATAAACTGGAAGGCTACCTGGAGGATGAAAAATTGCTGGATTTTGAAGTAAAATAG
- a CDS encoding peptidase M23 produces MSIRTCSGTHKNIKKNLFSSVRAISLLMLISVSGYAQNRIQSKTYPQIFRYPLDLQPVTAGAFGELRPAHFHSGLDFKTMQRTGYPVHTVFDGYISRVRVQFGGFGQAIYVTHPNGYTSVYGHIQSFTPEVFKYIRDYQYKNQTFEADIKVPPGVFKVIKGDVIAMSGNEGASAGPHVHFELRDTLTEETVNPQLFGLTIPDAVPPTITAIGVYHLNGNPFSEKTPKEFLSVTGAAGNYHLAAPRVLQLSGNTGFSIAVTDQNSASANHNGIYSIELKMDGQTVYTFVVERFAFDQTHAINAYIDYPAFLTTRRAFQKCFILPGSRISLYPQSINRGIIPFNDNAQHDVEFVCKDVLGNTSSVKVQVQSNTSVTNIPTMPTGKLFHYDEKNELNTDQLKVQIMPGNLYDDLDFIYSALPQKPGAYSVTHRIHNKFTPVHEGYDIWIKPDIKLGNLADKAVIVNSATGSIGGTWDGTYVKATAKAFGDYYIKLDTVPPVITPMNIKQGASMTSIKAIRLKMSDNLSGIKSYTGKIDGKWVLVEWSYKTRILSYTFTPDFTPGKHQFEFTVIDGKNNSSKFTADFTR; encoded by the coding sequence ATGTCAATCCGAACGTGCTCAGGCACTCACAAAAACATAAAAAAAAACCTTTTTTCATCCGTTCGGGCTATTAGTCTATTAATGCTGATTTCAGTGTCCGGTTACGCACAAAACCGGATACAAAGCAAAACCTACCCACAAATATTCCGCTATCCGCTTGATTTGCAACCTGTAACTGCCGGGGCTTTTGGCGAGCTGCGGCCTGCACACTTTCATTCAGGTTTAGATTTCAAAACCATGCAGCGCACCGGCTACCCGGTACATACCGTATTTGACGGATATATATCACGGGTACGCGTTCAGTTTGGAGGTTTTGGCCAGGCCATTTATGTAACACATCCCAACGGATATACTTCCGTTTATGGCCACATTCAGAGTTTTACGCCAGAGGTATTCAAATACATCCGAGATTACCAATATAAAAATCAAACCTTTGAGGCAGATATAAAAGTACCGCCGGGGGTATTTAAAGTCATTAAGGGAGATGTGATAGCAATGTCCGGCAATGAGGGCGCTTCTGCCGGGCCGCATGTGCACTTTGAGTTGAGGGACACCCTTACCGAAGAAACCGTTAACCCGCAGCTATTCGGCCTCACTATACCTGATGCAGTCCCCCCTACTATCACTGCGATAGGTGTATACCATCTTAATGGCAATCCGTTCAGCGAAAAAACGCCAAAAGAGTTTCTTTCGGTGACGGGGGCGGCCGGCAATTACCACTTAGCAGCGCCCAGGGTGTTACAACTAAGCGGCAATACGGGTTTTAGCATCGCAGTCACCGATCAAAACAGTGCATCGGCTAATCATAACGGCATCTATTCTATCGAGCTAAAAATGGACGGGCAAACAGTTTATACTTTTGTAGTGGAGCGCTTTGCATTTGATCAAACCCACGCTATTAATGCTTACATAGACTATCCTGCATTCTTAACAACCAGACGCGCGTTTCAAAAATGCTTTATACTACCTGGCAGCCGAATTTCACTTTACCCGCAATCTATCAACCGCGGCATTATCCCTTTTAATGATAATGCGCAGCACGATGTAGAGTTTGTTTGTAAAGATGTACTGGGTAACACTTCCTCGGTTAAAGTTCAAGTGCAATCAAATACATCCGTTACCAATATACCCACAATGCCTACAGGCAAACTTTTCCATTACGATGAAAAGAATGAATTGAATACAGATCAGCTGAAGGTGCAGATCATGCCCGGCAATCTTTATGACGATCTGGATTTTATTTACAGTGCCTTACCTCAAAAACCCGGTGCTTATTCCGTTACCCACCGCATCCACAATAAATTTACCCCTGTACACGAAGGGTATGATATTTGGATAAAGCCCGATATTAAATTAGGCAACCTGGCAGATAAAGCAGTAATTGTAAACTCAGCAACCGGCAGCATTGGCGGAACCTGGGATGGCACGTATGTAAAAGCCACAGCGAAAGCCTTTGGGGATTACTACATTAAATTAGACACTGTTCCGCCGGTAATAACGCCTATGAATATTAAACAGGGGGCAAGTATGACTTCAATTAAGGCAATTCGCTTAAAAATGAGTGATAATTTAAGCGGGATAAAAAGCTATACCGGTAAAATAGATGGGAAGTGGGTACTCGTTGAGTGGAGTTATAAAACAAGAATTTTAAGTTATACATTTACCCCTGATTTCACGCCCGGTAAACATCAATTTGAATTTACAGTGATAGACGGTAAAAACAATAGTTCTAAATTTACAGCAGACTTTACAAGGTAA
- a CDS encoding peroxiredoxin has translation MATLTAGDKAPDFTAKDQNGKTVSLSDYQGKNLILYFYPKDDTPGCTAESCDFRDNYQSLLSQGFEVIGVSVDDEKSHKKFETKYSLPFTLIADTDHNIVEAYDVWKEKNMYGKKYMGTARTTFIINRDGIIDHVIDKVDTKASSQQVLELIK, from the coding sequence ATGGCAACTTTAACAGCAGGCGATAAAGCACCCGATTTTACAGCAAAGGATCAAAACGGGAAGACGGTATCTTTATCAGATTATCAGGGTAAAAACCTGATATTGTATTTTTACCCAAAGGACGATACGCCAGGTTGCACGGCCGAATCTTGCGATTTCAGGGATAACTATCAATCGTTATTGAGCCAGGGTTTTGAGGTGATTGGTGTTAGTGTAGATGATGAAAAGTCGCATAAAAAATTTGAGACTAAATACAGTTTGCCTTTTACGCTGATAGCGGATACCGATCACAACATTGTAGAAGCCTACGATGTTTGGAAAGAAAAGAATATGTACGGTAAAAAATATATGGGCACCGCGCGCACTACTTTCATTATTAACAGGGATGGTATCATTGACCACGTTATTGATAAGGTGGATACCAAAGCGTCGTCTCAGCAGGTGTTGGAGCTTATAAAATAG
- a CDS encoding RNA polymerase subunit sigma — MAIQADDEEILNKFRDEKTRNEAFNLLLKKYQQKIYWHVRRMVIDHDDADDLTQDVFIKVWKNLPGFRNDAQLYTWMYRIATNECITFLNKKKQKNNISLDDVDYELSNTLSSSDQFTGDQIQMKLQQAILTLPDKQRLVFNMKYFDDMKYEEMSDVLGTSVGALKASFHLAVKKIEAFITNSD, encoded by the coding sequence ATGGCCATCCAGGCAGACGACGAAGAAATACTCAATAAATTCCGTGATGAAAAGACCCGGAACGAAGCCTTTAATTTGCTGCTGAAAAAGTATCAGCAAAAAATATATTGGCATGTGCGCCGTATGGTGATTGATCATGATGATGCTGACGACCTTACCCAGGATGTATTTATTAAGGTGTGGAAGAACTTACCTGGTTTTAGAAATGATGCCCAGCTTTATACGTGGATGTATCGCATTGCGACTAATGAATGTATTACATTTCTGAACAAGAAAAAGCAAAAGAACAATATCTCACTTGATGATGTAGACTATGAACTATCTAACACATTATCCAGTTCGGACCAGTTCACCGGCGACCAGATACAGATGAAATTGCAGCAGGCTATTTTAACCCTGCCGGATAAGCAAAGACTGGTATTTAATATGAAGTATTTTGATGACATGAAGTATGAAGAGATGAGCGATGTATTGGGCACCAGTGTTGGGGCCCTAAAGGCATCGTTCCACTTAGCAGTCAAAAAAATTGAAGCTTTTATTACTAATTCTGATTAA